The Deltaproteobacteria bacterium genome window below encodes:
- a CDS encoding PAAR domain-containing protein, which yields MLPAARVTDMIVSTATSGVPTPIIPPGAPTVLIGCLPAARLGDTCGADTIVKGSMTVMIGGLPAARVGDLTAAGGGIIPPGAPTVLIGG from the coding sequence ATGTTACCAGCTGCGCGCGTAACGGACATGATAGTAAGCACGGCGACATCCGGTGTGCCGACGCCGATTATACCCCCTGGCGCTCCAACCGTATTGATAGGCTGTCTTCCTGCAGCTCGCCTCGGGGACACTTGCGGAGCGGATACCATTGTCAAAGGCTCAATGACGGTGATGATAGGCGGGCTGCCCGCCGCCAGGGTCGGGGATTTGACCGCTGCAGGCGGCGGGATAATCCCACCCGGCGCGCCTACTGTTCTGATTGGAGGGTAG
- a CDS encoding GPW/gp25 family protein, producing MSSGFLGRGWSFPPTFDRSLARVEMLEEEADIASSLEVLLSTIAGERVMLPQYGCNLEELVFENLDTRMKTMMADNIESAILYHEPRIRLERVRLDASREMQGVVLIEVMYRVKTTNSRFNFVYPYYRLEGTDIDLAATINLLPDKGRK from the coding sequence ATGAGCAGTGGATTCCTGGGCCGAGGGTGGTCTTTCCCTCCCACCTTCGACCGCAGCCTCGCACGTGTGGAAATGCTTGAGGAGGAGGCGGATATCGCATCCAGCCTTGAGGTCCTGCTCAGTACTATTGCCGGGGAACGGGTAATGCTGCCGCAATACGGCTGCAATCTGGAAGAGTTGGTCTTTGAAAACCTGGATACCAGAATGAAGACCATGATGGCCGATAATATTGAATCCGCAATACTTTATCACGAGCCGCGTATCCGGCTCGAGCGCGTTCGGCTTGATGCTAGCCGTGAAATGCAGGGGGTGGTCCTTATAGAGGTCATGTATCGTGTGAAAACCACCAATTCCCGATTCAATTTCGTTTACCCATATTACAGGCTGGAGGGTACCGATATCGACCTTGCTGCGACAATTAACCTTCTGCCAGATAAAGGCCGCAAATGA
- a CDS encoding DUF5908 family protein produces MPIEIKELHIRVTVDASRRKNQVENRTFSGGIGSSIYETRDAIVSECVEQVLSILLAKKER; encoded by the coding sequence ATGCCCATTGAAATTAAAGAACTTCATATACGTGTTACGGTCGATGCGTCCAGAAGAAAAAATCAAGTCGAAAACCGCACTTTTTCCGGTGGAATCGGCTCAAGTATTTACGAGACCAGAGACGCCATAGTCTCCGAATGCGTAGAGCAGGTTTTGTCGATACTTCTGGCCAAAAAGGAACGGTGA
- a CDS encoding baseplate J/gp47 family protein — protein MSGNGGLKQIIDELKPAREGTSQEERHSPALDPAYARPDERTIAHRILFAKAYSAFLRFYNTGNSHEGDWQPFFSKDMSVQLAVAAVQDVEYYRSCIKGYFDFLKDLDDKSDSEKAKECLGNLFSCVSTLAKQLDSLKDGLPDETRLKGVLQNLIKSQLAPSFERLISYYKADLEKPDRLIADVHPGVLILGEVTSVFSEIYRQGLSKDWMQAGRSSWSDYVNNISPADSVYGPENNILKRANHVSMHNFFTSIFNRFLKAYARVVKEAGQELEKTITGSNNHEPHYTLFLAFLRLLEYAREEMNTLTGRHLDFYYREVLRLKEKPAEPARVHLLVELARHAPAHLVKAGELFKAGKDDLGIEAFFANDRDLVVNKAAVAALKTVYRHSDGRIYAAPLANSDDGKGAELSSPDLSWHPFHNKPYQGGAISDVRMPEAEIGFAVASHYLLMAEGMRKITLNFKIEPDTDKNFNITGDTEDGIDIDCLFTAEKEWVKGSVKVFALEQKTLSFEIILSGETPPVVPYTAKTHGYDFPTTLPMVLIKLRHREVYIYQQLKDISVTEIKLEVNVNGLKSVAISNDFGPVDASKPFQPFGPSPMAGNAFIIGSKEVFQKKITSASVGVSWLAAPKPFSKDTGLKIKFLKNGEWESISDEIKLGKSTDMSEVFNLLKKQDIPVLLEPDFSPNEYYSTASRHGFLRFELSSDFGQNEYQSELIRHLRREEDKQGNPIIHPGPPPAGPIVSGLWIDYEASHMIDSSSAEDFAKRSASFFHLAPFGHAEQHPSPHSAGKVYLLPQFDFQPDAIGNENDAAEFYIGITGLKPPQNLALLFQVVDGTADPLSVKPRPHIRWSYLRNNEWAGFDKSEIDDRTSELLNSGVITFAVPRDASDQNTFLPAGMHWIKAAVASKTDSVCRLRLVAAQALEATFIDKGNAPDFTAKLLKAGTITGLDQTDASVRNIMQPFDSFGGRGKETQAAFYTRVSERLRHKERAITMWDYERLILEAFPQIHRVKCLNHTRYEPDESGAGIYNELAPGHVTIITVPDQRFQYLRDPLRPFTSLKLLDEIAFFLKKRLSCFIKPHRIHVRNPEFEELEVSCKVKFREGLDEGFHLSKIQDDVIRYLSPWAYRDGSDLLFGRSIRKSALIDFIESLKYVDYLTDFRLFHISNDKMEAKDEIRASKGVSILVSAGKHDIKAIKSAEAGASVEKCQCEA, from the coding sequence ATGAGTGGTAACGGTGGACTCAAGCAGATTATCGACGAACTGAAACCGGCTCGCGAAGGTACGAGCCAGGAAGAGCGGCATTCTCCGGCCCTGGATCCCGCTTACGCACGGCCGGACGAGCGTACGATCGCGCACAGGATTTTGTTTGCAAAGGCATACTCGGCCTTTTTGAGATTTTACAATACAGGCAATAGCCATGAAGGCGATTGGCAGCCTTTTTTCAGCAAGGATATGTCCGTCCAGCTTGCAGTTGCCGCGGTGCAGGATGTGGAGTATTACAGGTCCTGCATAAAAGGGTATTTCGATTTTTTGAAAGATCTCGACGACAAATCGGACTCGGAGAAGGCAAAAGAATGCCTTGGAAACCTGTTCAGCTGCGTGAGTACTCTTGCAAAACAGCTGGATTCCTTGAAGGATGGATTGCCAGACGAGACCCGTCTCAAAGGCGTCCTTCAAAATCTCATTAAAAGTCAATTGGCCCCCTCTTTTGAGAGGCTTATTTCCTACTACAAGGCGGACCTTGAAAAGCCTGACCGCCTGATAGCGGACGTCCATCCCGGGGTTCTTATTTTGGGCGAAGTTACATCTGTCTTTAGCGAAATATATCGGCAGGGCTTGTCAAAGGATTGGATGCAGGCTGGTCGTTCGAGCTGGAGCGACTATGTAAACAACATTTCGCCTGCCGATTCAGTATACGGTCCGGAAAATAATATTCTGAAGCGGGCAAACCATGTCTCGATGCATAATTTTTTCACGTCGATTTTCAATCGGTTCCTAAAGGCATATGCCCGTGTTGTGAAGGAAGCAGGACAGGAGCTGGAAAAAACGATCACGGGAAGCAACAACCATGAGCCGCATTATACGTTATTTCTCGCCTTTCTGCGGTTGCTCGAATACGCGCGCGAGGAGATGAATACCCTGACCGGCCGGCACCTGGATTTTTATTATCGCGAAGTCCTCCGGCTCAAGGAGAAACCGGCCGAACCCGCCAGAGTGCATCTGCTTGTCGAATTGGCGCGGCACGCGCCGGCGCACCTGGTCAAGGCGGGCGAACTCTTCAAGGCAGGGAAGGACGACCTTGGCATAGAGGCTTTTTTCGCCAATGACCGCGACTTAGTCGTGAATAAGGCGGCGGTCGCGGCCCTGAAAACTGTTTACCGTCACAGTGACGGAAGGATTTACGCCGCGCCTTTAGCAAATTCAGATGACGGGAAAGGCGCGGAACTGTCATCGCCGGACCTCTCCTGGCATCCGTTTCACAATAAGCCATATCAGGGCGGTGCGATTTCGGATGTCAGGATGCCGGAAGCTGAAATCGGTTTCGCCGTTGCCTCGCATTATTTGCTTATGGCGGAAGGGATGCGAAAAATTACTCTCAATTTCAAAATAGAACCAGATACTGACAAAAATTTTAATATCACTGGGGACACCGAGGATGGTATCGATATTGATTGCCTGTTTACAGCTGAAAAGGAATGGGTCAAAGGGTCGGTAAAGGTATTTGCTTTGGAGCAAAAGACCCTAAGTTTTGAAATCATATTATCAGGCGAAACCCCGCCTGTGGTCCCTTATACTGCAAAAACGCATGGGTACGATTTCCCGACCACCCTTCCGATGGTACTGATTAAATTACGACATCGGGAGGTATATATATACCAGCAACTCAAGGACATTAGCGTAACCGAGATCAAACTCGAAGTAAATGTAAATGGTCTTAAATCGGTTGCTATTTCCAACGACTTTGGCCCTGTCGATGCCTCGAAGCCATTTCAGCCCTTCGGCCCGTCTCCTATGGCCGGTAATGCTTTCATTATCGGCTCAAAAGAGGTCTTCCAAAAAAAAATAACGAGCGCCTCCGTTGGTGTGTCCTGGTTAGCCGCCCCCAAGCCATTTTCTAAAGACACCGGTCTGAAAATTAAGTTTTTAAAAAATGGCGAGTGGGAGTCCATTTCAGACGAAATTAAATTGGGCAAATCGACCGATATGTCGGAAGTATTCAATTTATTGAAAAAACAGGATATTCCCGTTCTTCTAGAGCCGGATTTTTCTCCTAATGAATACTATAGCACAGCTTCAAGGCATGGTTTTCTCCGTTTCGAGTTAAGTTCCGATTTTGGCCAAAATGAATATCAAAGTGAATTGATCAGACATCTGCGGAGAGAAGAAGACAAGCAAGGCAACCCGATAATACATCCAGGACCTCCGCCGGCCGGTCCGATTGTGAGCGGGCTCTGGATTGATTATGAAGCTTCGCATATGATAGATTCAAGTTCGGCTGAAGATTTTGCGAAACGAAGTGCCAGTTTTTTTCACCTTGCCCCATTCGGCCATGCCGAGCAGCACCCGTCTCCTCATTCGGCCGGAAAAGTCTATCTCCTTCCTCAATTCGATTTTCAACCGGATGCTATAGGCAACGAAAATGACGCGGCCGAATTTTACATAGGCATAACCGGCCTCAAGCCTCCCCAGAATCTCGCTCTCCTTTTTCAGGTGGTTGACGGGACCGCCGATCCATTATCTGTAAAGCCCAGGCCGCACATACGCTGGAGTTATCTGCGCAATAACGAGTGGGCCGGTTTTGATAAAAGTGAAATAGATGACAGGACTTCAGAGCTTCTCAATTCCGGCGTCATCACTTTTGCCGTGCCGCGCGATGCTTCGGATCAGAACACTTTTTTGCCCGCCGGAATGCATTGGATTAAGGCGGCCGTTGCGTCTAAAACAGATTCCGTGTGCCGACTGCGCCTGGTGGCCGCGCAGGCGTTGGAGGCCACTTTCATTGATAAGGGTAATGCCCCGGATTTCACGGCCAAACTATTGAAGGCTGGCACAATCACCGGGCTCGACCAGACCGACGCCTCTGTTAGAAATATCATGCAGCCTTTCGACTCGTTCGGAGGGAGGGGCAAGGAAACGCAGGCGGCATTCTATACAAGAGTGAGCGAGAGACTCCGCCATAAAGAGCGGGCCATAACCATGTGGGATTACGAGCGTCTGATATTGGAGGCCTTTCCTCAGATCCACAGGGTCAAATGCCTTAACCACACAAGGTATGAGCCGGACGAAAGCGGCGCGGGCATATACAATGAGCTTGCGCCCGGGCATGTCACTATCATCACTGTCCCCGACCAGAGATTTCAATACCTCCGTGATCCGTTACGCCCATTTACAAGTCTGAAACTGCTGGACGAGATTGCTTTCTTTTTGAAAAAACGGCTTTCCTGTTTTATAAAGCCCCATCGAATACATGTAAGAAACCCGGAGTTCGAGGAGCTTGAAGTCAGTTGTAAGGTCAAATTTCGCGAGGGCCTCGATGAAGGCTTCCATCTTAGCAAAATACAGGATGACGTCATTCGATACCTGTCACCGTGGGCCTATCGCGACGGCAGCGATCTTTTGTTCGGCAGGAGCATCCGTAAATCTGCGCTGATAGATTTTATTGAAAGTTTGAAATACGTGGACTATTTGACCGATTTCCGGCTATTCCACATTTCAAACGATAAAATGGAAGCAAAGGATGAAATCAGGGCCTCCAAGGGAGTGTCGATACTGGTCTCGGCAGGTAAACATGATATCAAGGCCATAAAATCAGCTGAGGCGGGAGCTTCAGTCGAGAAATGCCAGTGTGAAGCATGA
- the vgrG gene encoding type VI secretion system tip protein VgrG: protein MATNESIIPSPATPDVCTYTILVDGMEIPGEFHILAISVTKEVNRVPAAVIQLLDGEAAKSTFKASDSDFFIPGRKIEIQLGYCSQNEPVFKGIVVKNSIKIRKNGSSLTVECRDKAVKMTVSAKNRYFIDKKDSDILDEIIGSYRLQKDVETTLPALKEVTQYDSTDWDFLLCRAEANGQVVLVNDGKVTVARPSLKDEPAVNVRYGATVLELDAEIDARLQSRGIEASSWDPAGQELVQVDANEPATPRSGNLSPADLADVLDADTHTVRHGGKLSGPELQAWADGMLMRERLSRVRGRVRFQGFGGVLPGRIIEVVGIGERFQGKLYVSGVRHTLANGSWETDVQFGLSTELFANSHNLRPLPAAGLLPGVSGLQIGIVTALENDSEGQDRIKVRLPVISDTAEGIWSRIATLDAGNERGTFFRPDIGDEVVVGFLNDDPRHPVVLGMCHSGAKPSPEPAKDGNHRKGYVSREKMQFIFDDEKKAVLLETPAGNRLTLSEDGKGIFIEDQNGNKITLDSSGVKIESCKDLTLKAAKDVKIEGVNMDLKAQIAFKAAGSASAEVSGASTSVKGSANTVIQGGIVQIN, encoded by the coding sequence ATGGCAACAAATGAATCGATAATCCCATCACCAGCGACGCCTGATGTATGCACGTATACTATCCTGGTCGATGGAATGGAAATTCCGGGCGAATTCCATATTCTGGCGATTTCAGTGACGAAGGAGGTCAACCGCGTTCCTGCTGCCGTCATCCAGCTGCTTGATGGTGAAGCAGCAAAATCCACTTTCAAGGCGAGCGATAGCGATTTTTTCATACCAGGCAGGAAAATCGAGATCCAACTCGGCTATTGCTCCCAGAACGAGCCGGTTTTCAAGGGGATCGTCGTTAAAAACAGCATCAAAATACGCAAAAACGGCAGCTCCCTTACAGTTGAATGCCGGGATAAAGCCGTGAAGATGACGGTCAGCGCAAAAAACCGTTATTTTATCGACAAGAAGGACAGTGACATCCTTGACGAGATAATAGGCTCATACCGCTTGCAAAAAGACGTTGAGACGACGCTCCCGGCCTTGAAGGAAGTCACACAATATGATTCCACGGATTGGGATTTCCTTTTGTGCCGCGCGGAAGCCAACGGGCAAGTGGTGCTCGTAAACGACGGAAAGGTAACCGTTGCCCGCCCCTCACTTAAAGACGAGCCGGCCGTTAATGTCCGCTACGGCGCAACGGTATTGGAGCTGGATGCTGAGATAGACGCCAGGCTTCAAAGCAGGGGCATAGAAGCTAGCAGCTGGGACCCTGCAGGACAGGAACTTGTACAGGTGGATGCGAATGAGCCTGCTACGCCGCGAAGTGGCAATCTCTCGCCTGCCGACCTGGCCGACGTTCTCGATGCGGATACACACACGGTAAGGCACGGTGGCAAACTCAGCGGACCAGAGCTGCAGGCATGGGCAGATGGCATGCTGATGAGGGAGCGTCTGTCCAGAGTTCGGGGCAGGGTGAGATTTCAAGGCTTTGGGGGTGTTTTGCCCGGTAGAATCATTGAAGTCGTCGGCATCGGTGAACGATTTCAAGGGAAGCTTTACGTCTCCGGTGTCCGTCATACACTCGCAAACGGCAGCTGGGAAACGGATGTACAGTTCGGGTTGAGCACCGAACTTTTCGCGAATTCCCATAACCTGCGCCCGCTCCCTGCCGCGGGCCTGCTTCCGGGTGTGAGCGGCTTGCAAATAGGAATAGTAACGGCGCTGGAAAATGACTCGGAGGGTCAGGACCGCATCAAGGTCCGCCTCCCGGTGATTAGTGATACGGCTGAGGGCATCTGGTCACGGATAGCCACCCTGGACGCCGGAAATGAACGCGGCACTTTTTTCCGCCCTGATATCGGAGATGAGGTCGTGGTGGGTTTCCTCAATGACGACCCGCGTCACCCTGTGGTTCTTGGGATGTGCCACAGCGGCGCCAAACCGTCTCCAGAACCGGCAAAAGACGGCAACCACCGGAAAGGCTACGTAAGCCGGGAAAAAATGCAATTCATATTCGACGATGAGAAAAAGGCCGTTCTGCTGGAAACACCCGCCGGTAACAGGTTGACGCTTTCCGAGGATGGAAAAGGTATCTTCATAGAAGACCAGAACGGGAACAAGATTACGCTCGACAGCAGCGGGGTCAAAATAGAAAGCTGCAAAGACCTGACCTTGAAGGCCGCTAAAGACGTCAAAATAGAGGGCGTGAACATGGACCTTAAGGCTCAAATCGCGTTCAAGGCCGCCGGTAGCGCCAGCGCAGAAGTTTCCGGGGCTAGCACGTCCGTCAAAGGCAGCGCTAATACAGTCATACAGGGCGGCATAGTGCAGATCAACTGA
- a CDS encoding DUF4157 domain-containing protein → MKAGAEKSSKTTSTAAPASNLPFFKKAGAGDFLTVPKPTPANSIQPKLAVNKPGDKFEQEADRMADKAMRSPGPALSSKEELQERQSRDGLQKKEEKKEKAPRDSESIQRAGSGDAPVVTAGTQSEIQSKTSEGQPLSSGVRQDMEPRFNANFGRVRIHTDSDAAGLSSRLGARAFTYRNHIFFSRDQYQPGSSEGRRLLAHELTHTIQQGHAVQRSPEVTSTSSAPAVQRWGKQDALDKVSEWAFNIPGFRLLTLLLGFNPVNNRGTERNAAGLLRALIEVLPGGASISQALDNHGAINKAAVWVEQRMAVFGNIGIEITHGLRSFIGTLKWSDILDLGGVWERAKVIFTGPISRLIAFGSSVVIDILKMVKDAILKPLASMAHGTRGYDLLKAVLGEDPITGEAVPRNPESLIGGFLKLIGREDLWENIKKGNAVAMAWAWFQGSLAGLMGFVRAIPRKILDAVAALTFQDLITVSGAFGKIAGAFANIVTEFVSWGVKQVFSLLDILFSVVAPGVRPYIKKTQAAFLTILKNPITFAWNLVRAGRLGFERFAGKIVEHLKTALIKWLAGPLAEAGAYIPKSFSLPEIFKLMLSVLGVTWRSIRAKLVKTIPDPVLASMEKTADILVALIKNGPVALWERMRAELSELKGELIAKVTSMVSSEIVKAAVLKLAAILSPAGAVIQAIMSIHSTISFFVQKISQIAAVVGSFIESISEIAAGQVDSAAQKVEQTITRTLTLVLAFLAKFAGLDGIPDKVIGIARKIRQPVEKAMDKAVGWLGNTLKKIGSSVKEASVSLFQWWKKKITIDAGDEKHCFYFQGEEDYAEPMVASNPKRLEDFIKEAFSNEMITGNTKKMKALNRIKSKPEFLREKLRKLRQAKNASDKKAVAGLLQDIDNSNNEIGKYLGIVLAGFKSGTRNNRISLPWHKPAYNEYPPLYLYHNAKQPDGNKWRITSKKKIRGVGKLVWQLNPDGVHKEEGAPNEKVPQEIKKIGIMGNFRVIDGHEVGPLSQEETKGGKELRDRLVKYGWNGKDMDGKDMDCDHVLEIQVGGEDELQNLWPLKSSKNRSAGPRLSKEKVMLDGQIVTIDWLKKVKQPDGTPRKFFFKVALK, encoded by the coding sequence ATGAAAGCCGGCGCGGAAAAATCCTCTAAAACGACATCGACCGCAGCGCCTGCCTCGAACCTGCCTTTTTTCAAAAAGGCCGGAGCAGGGGATTTTTTAACAGTGCCTAAACCAACTCCGGCGAACTCAATACAGCCGAAACTGGCTGTTAATAAGCCGGGCGATAAATTCGAGCAGGAAGCCGACAGGATGGCTGATAAGGCAATGCGGTCGCCCGGCCCGGCATTATCGAGCAAAGAGGAACTGCAAGAGCGCCAGTCACGCGACGGGTTGCAAAAGAAAGAGGAGAAGAAGGAAAAAGCCCCTCGCGACAGCGAAAGCATCCAGCGCGCCGGAAGCGGCGATGCGCCTGTAGTCACAGCAGGAACGCAATCTGAAATACAAAGCAAGACTTCAGAGGGGCAGCCGCTCTCCAGCGGCGTCCGCCAGGACATGGAGCCGCGTTTTAATGCGAACTTCGGCCGTGTCCGTATCCATACCGATTCCGATGCCGCCGGATTGAGCAGTAGACTGGGAGCCCGCGCGTTCACCTATCGAAACCATATCTTTTTTTCCCGCGACCAGTACCAGCCCGGCTCAAGCGAAGGCAGGCGGCTTCTGGCGCATGAGCTGACGCATACCATTCAGCAGGGGCACGCTGTTCAGCGCAGCCCGGAAGTGACTTCTACCTCGTCGGCGCCTGCGGTGCAGCGGTGGGGGAAGCAGGACGCCCTGGATAAAGTTTCCGAATGGGCATTCAATATCCCTGGATTCAGGCTTTTGACTCTCTTGTTGGGCTTTAACCCGGTAAACAATCGCGGCACGGAGCGCAATGCCGCCGGCCTGTTACGTGCTTTGATAGAAGTCCTCCCCGGCGGGGCCTCAATATCGCAGGCGCTTGATAATCACGGCGCCATCAATAAGGCCGCCGTCTGGGTCGAGCAAAGGATGGCGGTATTCGGAAACATCGGCATCGAGATAACACATGGCCTGAGGAGCTTCATCGGTACCCTGAAATGGAGCGATATTCTCGATTTGGGAGGTGTCTGGGAACGCGCAAAGGTTATCTTTACCGGCCCCATTTCGCGGCTGATCGCATTTGGAAGCTCAGTTGTAATCGACATATTGAAGATGGTCAAGGACGCCATTCTCAAGCCCTTGGCCTCAATGGCGCATGGGACGCGCGGCTACGACCTGCTTAAAGCCGTATTAGGTGAGGACCCGATAACCGGCGAAGCAGTGCCGCGCAATCCCGAAAGCCTGATCGGTGGATTCCTGAAGCTTATAGGGCGGGAGGACTTGTGGGAGAATATAAAGAAAGGCAACGCAGTTGCAATGGCATGGGCCTGGTTCCAGGGGTCGCTCGCAGGCTTGATGGGCTTCGTTCGGGCCATACCGCGCAAAATCCTTGACGCGGTTGCAGCCCTTACTTTTCAGGACCTCATTACCGTCTCAGGGGCTTTCGGAAAGATCGCCGGTGCGTTTGCCAATATCGTTACTGAATTCGTCAGCTGGGGAGTTAAGCAGGTCTTCAGCCTTCTGGATATTCTTTTTTCTGTCGTGGCGCCCGGAGTCAGGCCCTATATCAAGAAGACCCAGGCGGCCTTTCTGACTATTTTAAAAAATCCGATCACATTCGCGTGGAACCTTGTGCGGGCCGGCAGATTGGGTTTCGAGAGGTTCGCGGGTAAAATCGTTGAGCACTTGAAAACCGCTTTGATTAAATGGCTTGCCGGGCCTTTGGCAGAGGCTGGAGCGTATATCCCGAAGTCGTTTAGCCTGCCGGAGATATTCAAGCTGATGCTATCGGTCCTCGGAGTGACATGGCGGAGTATCCGCGCCAAACTTGTGAAGACGATACCTGATCCGGTGCTTGCCTCCATGGAAAAAACAGCGGACATCCTGGTCGCGTTAATTAAGAACGGGCCGGTAGCCCTGTGGGAGCGGATGAGAGCCGAATTAAGCGAGCTGAAAGGAGAGCTTATCGCTAAAGTTACCAGCATGGTCTCGTCCGAGATAGTAAAGGCGGCTGTCTTGAAGTTGGCCGCCATTTTGAGCCCTGCGGGCGCCGTGATTCAGGCTATCATGTCCATCCATAGCACAATCTCCTTTTTTGTTCAGAAGATCAGCCAAATCGCCGCCGTTGTCGGCTCCTTTATCGAATCCATTTCCGAAATAGCCGCCGGCCAGGTAGATAGCGCGGCTCAGAAAGTAGAGCAAACAATAACGCGGACATTGACCCTGGTGCTTGCCTTCCTTGCGAAATTCGCAGGCCTCGATGGCATTCCCGACAAGGTCATTGGCATAGCAAGGAAAATACGTCAGCCGGTCGAGAAAGCCATGGACAAGGCCGTGGGCTGGCTGGGGAATACGCTTAAAAAAATCGGCTCCTCGGTCAAGGAGGCTTCAGTATCATTGTTCCAGTGGTGGAAGAAAAAGATTACCATCGACGCAGGCGATGAAAAGCACTGTTTTTATTTCCAGGGCGAGGAAGACTATGCGGAACCAATGGTCGCCAGTAATCCGAAGAGACTAGAGGACTTTATCAAAGAGGCTTTTAGTAACGAGATGATTACCGGAAATACCAAGAAGATGAAGGCATTGAATAGAATTAAAAGTAAGCCGGAGTTTCTTCGTGAGAAACTTCGTAAATTGAGGCAGGCTAAGAATGCGTCTGACAAAAAGGCTGTCGCAGGCCTCCTTCAGGATATTGATAATAGCAATAATGAAATCGGGAAATATCTCGGCATAGTACTTGCGGGCTTCAAAAGCGGCACGAGGAACAACCGGATTTCCTTACCCTGGCACAAGCCTGCCTATAATGAGTATCCACCTTTGTACCTATATCACAATGCAAAACAGCCCGATGGTAATAAATGGAGAATAACTTCCAAAAAAAAGATAAGGGGGGTGGGCAAGCTCGTTTGGCAATTGAATCCTGATGGTGTCCATAAAGAAGAAGGTGCGCCTAATGAGAAGGTTCCTCAAGAAATCAAGAAGATTGGCATAATGGGGAACTTTAGGGTGATAGATGGTCATGAAGTTGGCCCATTATCCCAGGAGGAAACGAAGGGCGGAAAGGAACTCAGGGATAGACTCGTTAAATATGGCTGGAATGGTAAAGATATGGATGGTAAAGATATGGACTGCGATCATGTGCTCGAGATTCAGGTCGGCGGCGAAGATGAATTGCAAAACCTTTGGCCTCTTAAGTCGAGCAAAAATAGGAGCGCAGGACCGAGATTATCCAAGGAAAAAGTTATGTTGGATGGGCAAATAGTCACCATCGACTGGCTTAAGAAGGTAAAGCAGCCTGATGGTACTCCAAGGAAATTTTTCTTTAAAGTGGCTTTAAAATAA
- a CDS encoding LysM peptidoglycan-binding domain-containing protein, with amino-acid sequence MEKAERAATGKLEKVLILAFTDSKKAETGSKMDARDSFEALVNPETYTMEYKVETSEEQGQGTSGSQSKFISTSPQELTFEFLFDNTGLIDGRPNKAGIFDNVNHFRKILTEYQGDSHEPYHLKLIWGNLVFKGRAVELGITYKLFNPDGQPIRAVAKARFKGSIEEKKRALWEDRKSPDLTHLRRVSAGDTLPLMCYRIYGDPKYYMDVAKANGIENFRLLPPGMEIAFPPIAKTADNGNK; translated from the coding sequence ATGGAAAAAGCAGAGAGGGCTGCTACTGGAAAATTGGAGAAGGTGCTGATTTTGGCTTTTACAGATTCTAAAAAAGCCGAGACAGGCTCCAAAATGGATGCGCGGGACAGTTTCGAGGCGCTGGTTAACCCTGAGACCTATACGATGGAATACAAGGTGGAGACCTCTGAGGAACAGGGGCAGGGGACAAGCGGATCACAATCAAAATTCATATCTACGTCGCCTCAGGAACTTACATTTGAGTTCCTGTTCGACAACACGGGCCTGATAGACGGAAGACCGAATAAGGCTGGAATATTCGATAATGTAAACCATTTCAGGAAGATTCTCACCGAGTACCAGGGCGATTCACATGAGCCGTATCATCTCAAACTGATATGGGGGAACCTGGTATTCAAGGGAAGGGCTGTAGAACTCGGAATCACGTACAAGCTCTTCAATCCTGACGGGCAGCCTATCCGCGCGGTTGCGAAGGCAAGATTCAAGGGAAGCATCGAAGAAAAGAAGCGCGCCTTATGGGAGGACAGGAAATCTCCTGACCTGACCCATCTTCGCCGGGTCAGTGCAGGAGATACGCTCCCGCTCATGTGTTACCGGATATACGGTGATCCGAAATACTATATGGATGTCGCGAAGGCAAACGGCATTGAAAATTTCCGTTTGCTGCCACCGGGAATGGAAATTGCTTTTCCGCCCATCGCTAAGACGGCAGATAATGGCAACAAATGA